The genome window ATAACTGATAGAAATTCAGGattcaatacattttctttaacaTGGAGAGTGTTCAAAAGTatcctgtctttgtttttttgttgttgttgttttttattacagGAGAGCCGTCCTCCATGTCCGGCTCCAAGTTTCTGCTACCTGCTGTCAGGTCAGGAGAGCTCAGTTGAACCCACTGAGGAGCAGGCTGTGTCCCCGCTCTACCTTCCCCCCACAGAACGAACCTTACGAGACGTGCTGCAGGTGAAAATGTTTGCacacagaaatttaaaaaatgtgcttATCTTCAGTGGGTCATGTCATAAGCCTGTGGGTGCCATTAatcttaaacttttttttcagagtGAGCTCAAAACCCATCGCTGCAGTTTTATTGCCACTGTCATATACAAGAGAATACAGGTActtgtgtctttttctttttcttatagcacaaaaacactgacttaattttactttagtcagaagaacaaaataaacattgtgtCTTCTGAAGCTCTTCAATCATCTTTTAGAGATCATTTGAACCAACAAACTGATAAGATTCAGCTTTGACGTAGAGACCAGCCTTCATATCGCTGGGTGTATGACAATCTGTGAGGCCCGGCTGTTCTTTACCATTGATTGGTGAAACCTTTAAACTTTGACCAAGATGAGATAGTAGATCAGAACAAAGTGGTGGACTTTGCCACATGCTCAACACCACGGAAACAGAGATACACTTGTGAATGCTTTTGCAGTCGTAAACCAGCATTGTCTGTAGCTTGCTGAATGAATAATCTCATCAAAGCCATTTCCAGGTGATTCTTAGACAGAGAAGTTAACATCTACGTCTAAATTTTGCATTCTAAGCTTTCGATATGTCGTGTTTCCTTTACATTAATGCTTTCTAGGTCACTGTGTGCTTGTTTCTAAGTAAttctcagtgtctctgtcttCTTCAGAACTGTGATATAGGCCGAAGTGAGGTTTGGTTGGTGCTGACAGACCCTAGTCTTCAAGAAGAGCCACCTGAGAGGCCATGCAGGCGCACAGTGGCCCTGTGTGTGAACACTTCCTGTGTGCTTACTTCCTCTGTCCTCAAAGCGCTAAATTCCCCCGCTGCCTGTCGAATGTCATTCAGAGATGCCATCAAAGAACATGGTAGCGCTTTATTGTGACCTGTCATGCCATTCAAATCACTATCTCTGTATCTGTGGTTTTACCTTACAGGACTGAGTGCACAAGTCACCCAAACAGTGGTGAGAAGTAACAGTACATTAACTGACGCACTGCAGAAGTACtcagcaaaatatacttaaagctAATTTGAActtctttatatactgttagatagtttaaatttaaatctgaaaagtaaccagtaactatagctgtcagttaaatatactgtaagaaaaagtacaacatatatactgtatcaaAGTGCaatgttgaggtacttgtactatactttctgctactttatacttctgttccactacatttcagatggaaatattgcattttttttccccagctaCAGCTACAGATAACGATTTTTCATACAAAACCTATAAGTTTCTATATTACAGTGCACAGCTAAAGATTAAACTAGTgactccctttttttttttaacttgtgacATCCCACAAAAATCCTTatcatgtttcatatttgtatAAGCTGATAGCAGTTATACCACAGAGAGATTTCAAGCCCTCgaaacttctcagatggtttcatCTGAGCTGAGGTCAAATAGGTCAAATTATCCAagatttaacaaaaacaaaaaagattagagaaaacTCCAAAatgaatagaatagaatagaaatcTGTGTtgtagaactttttttttttcctcttttcttcctcatgaatcatctcatgacccatcagatttatcttgtgtccctttggaggggcccatcCCCAAGATACTTACccaacagtaaataaaactaGCACCATATGAACCAGCCACAACAGTGAAGTGCTACTTACACATTGATCCATCAATATTATTGATCTAATGTCGTGTATGATGATATATTAGTCATAGACAACATTTTTTGAGCACTACAGGATTTTGAAtgaaggatttttacttgtaatgtgagtatttttacactgttgtactggtacttttacttcaggaTCTGAGATCTGCTTCCATCACTGCACCTTAACTTGTCTTCTGGTTTTGCAGATCAGCACAGTCAGTAGATTTCCTTTCGTAATACCATCTCTCAATTTCAAAACATCTAGGTGTCCTCCTGTGCGAGGAGCAGTCAGTCGTTGAGATGTGCTCTGACGTGCATCCTGAGGGCAGTCTCACATCCACAGCCAGGCCGCGGTCACTTTCACAGTCGCTGACCGATCCCCAGGCGCAGCCCCTGCCCCGACCTGTGAGACTGGATCCCGTGGGTCTGGAGATCACACCCAACTCCCTCTGCACTCTCACAGGTCAGTGTCCCCTTTCACTGAATCCTGTGGTTTTCATGCAGCTCGCTTCATCTGAACTGATTCCTCCTCCAACATGCCCCCACTGTGTTCTCTTCTCAGGGGAAGAAAACCGCTTGTTTTTTCATATATAGTTAACTGCTCCACAAAAGGCCTTGATGTGGCTTTAAAGCATTGCTTTCTGCTGTTTGTTAGTCAGTGTCCTCGGGCTGTCATTGTTTGggactgtataaaataaaaacacatgaaattttGTTGGATTTATGTCAATTCCCATGTCattttttcagttaaattaaCATGCCTGCCCCACATAAGGCTTTAAATTTCAGATGAGGGTGGCATAATATGAAAATAAGTTACAGTCAGAAGGCACATACCAGCATTTCCACAAAACATGTATTGCACATACTGTCAGTGTAGacgttttttttaatattttaaagctttttgatgtttttaaaccCAGACAAAGCTCAAAGTCGAAGAGTTTTTGCATATAGATGAActgctttactgtttttttttgcttcagcaGCGACCAATAATCAGTTAAATattgcttttttccttcttcGATTCTTTCCAATTATGTTAATGTGGtttattagaaaaaaacaagctaaatCAGATAATAATCTGCATCTGTGTCACAGTTGCAGGCAAAGATCGTACTGTGAACCCTCTTGGTTCTGACCGCTCTGGCCATACATGTTTGGTCAGGtggctggaaaaaaacaaacaaaacaaacatattatCTTTTGCACTCATGCGTGAATAGTGTCATCTGGAAATTACCAGTGGAAAAAAGGCTCAGACCGGAATGTACGAGAACTTTTTATCAGTGTTAAATTCAGTATCTTATTTACggttctgtgtttgtgtttgtggggCAGCTGCTCTTTTGGTTGTCAAGTGAGATGTTGTTCAGGCAGGGAGTATGTCTCTGCTGAATTTATCACTGCAATCTCAGATAAAAGTGaaagtgatgtttttatctCCAACACTCTGgtccaaacatacacacactttgaaGCCTATGCGTAGATCATTTATCAGTGTTTCTTCTCGTTAGGCGTCACCGTTTTTCCTTTGGCATCcaacagctgaaaacaacaagacatgtaaataaaaattaagaTGAAAGTTGAGCAGATGGTTGGTGGAGAGTAAAGCCATGATGAAAGGTACAGTGTGCATGGTTGCTCTCCAAagggtttttgtgtgtgtgtgtgtgtgtgtgtgtgcatgtgttaatGTTGATTTTATTAGCTGTATTTCTCTCTGCAGGGGTGATAGTTGGCGTGGATGAGAACACAGCTTACTCCTGGCCGGCCTGCAACCACTGTGGAAGTGACAGTTTAGAAATGTTAGCTCACAGACCGTAAGTTTTGAAGATGAATCCAAATAACTTGATGTGAATCATCATGACGAAGCATAACTtaggttttgttttatatattttcttttcatagtCAGAACTTCCACTGTGTTTCTTGTAAGTCACTGGTGGACAAACCCGCCACAAGGATCCAACTGGAAGTCTTCCTGAGTTCCTCTTCAATAAGTGATTGCACTATAAAAGTTAAGGTGAGAACAAGATTGCATTTCAAAAACGTATTTTATGTTCCTTTTATGATGACTCAAACTTAAAAATACCAACTTTTTAGAGGGTTAATGAGATATGATTTCACTTTGTAACTGTAAGTGCACAAAACGGAAGCAGCAAGATCAAGTAGTTTGTAATATTAAGGTCTATAAAAAGCATaaggtgacgtctttaaatgtcttattgtGTCCGACCAACACTCCAAGACCCCAAAGTAGTCTGTTTACTGGCATACGAGACTAATAAAACAAgccaatattcacatttgagaagctggaactaattatttgctgaaaaaaatgattgatgcAGTTATCAGATAGCTTGTCCTGCAACTGGCCAGGCTTTTTCAAACCCTCTTGACAGGCGAGTATCCTGTTCAAGTGTCTATCAGCAAGACATTGAATACATGTTCACAAAGCTCTCCTTTGTAGTCGACCGTGACACTTGTCGGTACAGAGAATGCAGTCAAACAGAAAGATAAAATTCATATTCAGCATGTTTATAGATAACAGAATTAAAATCATTTCACTTTAATTGCATCTGCATGATGGTTATTTTATAATGTAGAACCTGGTGTGACATTGTAATCAGGTAAATAAGTCAGCCAAACTGATAAAACTATCAGTATTCTTATCAGTCATGATATTTTAACCCCTGGGTCAATGGTGTTATTCAATAGCTGGCACAGTGCAGCATTGGGTTTAAATTTACAACATTAAGGTGATAGTTAAAAAGACATTAATTTttctgcaccttttttttttttctttctgacagCTGCAGCAAAAAACAATCATGTCCATCCTGAACACTGCGGCTCTGGAGGGCATCGAGGTAGCTTTGCTTTGACACACTGTTACATAACACTGGAAAATACCTGCCTCTCATTGAGCTGCACGGtgtattgattttctgtcaataCGTCCTGAAAACACAGTCGTCTGTTCATATCATAGTGATAAAAGCCTGTTCTGCAATGAACAAAATCCCCTGAGTCATGCTGACCAATGATACAGTTCAAGAAATTTGCTGCCAAAATACTCCACCGCCTCCCGCATTTAGTGATTATTTTTAACTTTGCATGTTGTTTGCACGCTGGACGTATTCAAATATAACCTCCGAGGGGCAGTGCTGATaataaacatgcaaatacattGTAATTTACCTTTTTGTatgcattacattacattatgcATTTATTCTGCATTCCCAGGGGAATACAGAATTAACTTTTAGTTCACAAGAAATACTGCTGACCAATGAGAAGTGCAAAGGTCAGAGGCCTTAAGTGGCCTTCGGTATTTTTCCAACCTCAGCAACATCATCAGCTGGAAGAATGATGAATAGTACTTTCAGGACAGTGGAGGGGATTATTtcgaagaaaaaaaagatgagttgGCAGCCTAAACAGAAGTAAATACGGATATGTTAACAGGATTGTTTGTGGTTGCAGTGTGCAGGTGTGAGGTTTTTGATGCACCGTCTGTTTCAGTTCCCAGGTTACGATGTGGAGAATGTCCTGGGAAAAGAGGTGGGCCCCCTCGCAGTCTACGTCCGCGTCGTCACCAGGAAACCGGCTCTGTGGATCGGCCTGGAAGAAATCTGCCTGTGAGGCGTTCGGAGCTAATGATATCAATCCTCAGGCTTCAGCGTGGCTCCAAGGATCTGCACACTAGACCTTGGTTTGAGCCAGTTTAGTCTCCCGCCCCCTCTCTCAACCCCCCTTGAAGGCCTCCCTGACAGCTTGAAGTGAACAGGCTGCAAAGAGACAAGGTCTTGTTTGTGTTAATGATATGTGAGCCTGCGGACCAGGAGTTGACAGCCCAAGGGTAGACCAGTGGTATGCAGTCTGTCAGAACAGCTCACGTGGTTTCTTCAACTTGGGATGTGACTTGGctgtaaacactttttttttttttttttaagtggtcATCTACCTCTGTTTGTAAGATTTCTAACTGGTGCTTGAATCTGTGTCAATAAAAGGTGTTATTATTGCTGACTTTACTTTCAACTTCCTGTTGCACTTTCtcacttcttgtgaaaaatccagCTGTTAAACTAGGGCAAGCTATTTACATACAAAGACTACTCACAGACCAGGCAGTGGTGCACCTTTTAAAGcgatttttattatatattccataaacaaaaatgtttcaaggtTTCATACAAACTATATAAAAGATCATGCTCTGGCTCTTATACAAAGTTTGGAATTATAAAACATGTACCATATCATGTAAATGCAGtggtaaaataatttaatacagagaaaatccCACAAAAATATGGCAGCAACATCATATATTTTCCAGTGCCATTATGGTAAGCTTAAAATACATCTGGTACAGATGGTAAGACGAAATGTCTGTTGAGGTATGTCTcctaaaaaaaaagctcagttcGTACAAGAAAAAAGTGACACATGAATTTGTCACCGGCTCTCTACACCCGTGGAGGAGCCCGGATAGGAGGAGTTGGGTATCTGCTTGAAGAAATCTCTGAGTCCGGTGAGCTCTCTGGTTAGCTGCTCGATAGTTTTGTGAAGCCTGTCGttctctgaggtcagttcaatCAGCTTCTGCTGCATCTCCAAGTTGCGCATCTTGGCTTTGTCCCTGCTTTTCCTCACGGCAATGTTATTCCTCTCTCGCCTCTGACGGTACTCAAAGCTGAACCTGTCCACCGCCTTTTTGCCCTTTTCCCTCCCCATCTTCCGCGGGGAGGATTTGGCCGAGCTGACAGCGGAGACAGGCTCCGGGGTTGTCGGGGGAGTCGGCTGCCCCGTGGGGAGGCTGACAGAGGTCTGGGCGCAGGTTTCAATCTGGGAAGGCAGGGATGAGGATATGTCGCTGTCACTCCAGTCGGACTCCTGCTTGATAGGCGCGCTGAACGCCCCCTTATCCAGCCCGCTGTCCGCTTTCCTCTCGGCGGTGTACGCGGCTGACAGCTGGTGCATGCTGCCGGGCAGCACCGCGGAGCTCGACATGTTGTAGAAATCCGCCTTCTCCTGCTTCACAGTGTTGAACAGGTCGAGGAAGAGCTCGTCGTTGCAGAGCTCCAGGTTTGGCACGGCTGTCATGGACTCGATGTACTGGCTGAAGTCGATGGCACTCTCGTCGTCGTACATGGCAGGGGCGGTGCTCAGCTCCACCATGGTGCCGTCCTCGCCCGATGCACCGCCACCGTCGTTCCTGTTGCCCGGCTTGCAGACCCCCTGTTGCGGTCCGCTTAGTTTTGCGCTCTCGTAGAAGTTAGCAGGC of Thunnus thynnus chromosome 12, fThuThy2.1, whole genome shotgun sequence contains these proteins:
- the cebpd gene encoding CCAAT/enhancer-binding protein delta — its product is MCDIYSLDSHCVSPPCSMSWAMEPANFYESAKLSGPQQGVCKPGNRNDGGGASGEDGTMVELSTAPAMYDDESAIDFSQYIESMTAVPNLELCNDELFLDLFNTVKQEKADFYNMSSSAVLPGSMHQLSAAYTAERKADSGLDKGAFSAPIKQESDWSDSDISSSLPSQIETCAQTSVSLPTGQPTPPTTPEPVSAVSSAKSSPRKMGREKGKKAVDRFSFEYRQRRERNNIAVRKSRDKAKMRNLEMQQKLIELTSENDRLHKTIEQLTRELTGLRDFFKQIPNSSYPGSSTGVESR